The nucleotide window TGGTAGGCTCGAGTACGAAGAACACCCGATGAAAGAAGTTAGGGCCATCCAATCACCTTGTTTGCATGTGTCCTTTGTATGTGATGGGTGATTGTCAATTGCTCTCTATGGCGTACCCCATCAGACGAGTCGCACGATTGTTCTGGTTTTTTTATGTAGGTAATCTTGATTGTacaaattggatggtctggattttacACTCACATGAAAGGACGCTGGGATATTAGGTGGagctcactgtgatatttgtgagaaatccacttcatccatgcaTTCTGCTAGCTCATCTTACAATGTGATAAAAAATGACCAACTCAAGTTGGATGAAGGAGATGAAAAATTaaggaaagaaatgcctacgaACTTTCCTAAGCTCCaccttgcttttttctttttttgttagcaTGTTAGCACACCCACGGTCAGTTCACAGCCCGATCGATACCAATACCTCAGTGTTgatacgaggtatctttcactcagtctaccacttgagccatgTATCAGGGTGTTAAGCTCCACCTTGctgattatatgccatccaaaccttttataaggCCATTCTCACTGGaataaagtgaaaaaacaaaacaccttagcctgatataaaacttttgcggtcatatgaatgtttcaacggctATCATTGAATTCATACTTTTtcctctcatgtgacccactGGAGTCTTATATCTGCCTTGTTTTTTGCCTCATGTGGTAAAATaggctcgaaaaacggatggacggagtggatttcttaaaacatcatggtgagccccacttaGCATCCTAGCACACGAGCTTCCTCGTATAGGCTTTACAGGAAATCCTCGTCCCACATGCTAattaaaatatttggttcgactagtcgttcTTATCTCCACATGTCGCATATTCCACTGCATGAGGGAAGTGACTTTGGCTCATATTTCCTTTCTTAGGTCACCCGTGAAATCAACGTCCCTCCATCCTAATCTTTTTAAAAGCGATCAGAGGCATCGTTACACGTTCACGTGAAACCCTACATACATGGATCAAATGTACATCAATCTTAACAATCTGGACCGTAGATCCCATTATGGATGAGTCATATAATCTGAAACTACCCGAATCTGGTGAACCAAACCGTTTTATTGGTCACCATCACATGAACAATATAAGCAGAAAACAACAAAACTATTGACAAATGATGATTATTAGATGTTAGGGTCATCCAATTAATCGAGCTTGTTCCCAGCtacagtgggacccatgatttgaacCCTTCGGTTTGCTGTACATGAATGTGAGCTAGGTCCCATCAACCCTGGGATCCatgatttggaatatttagattgATGTACATGAATGCCACGTATACCAGGTGGTGAAGATGGTCAAAGTTTGTGCAGTTTGCTCTAGTAATATAGGGCTGTCAGGGGTACTAGACCTGAGGCTACCACATGTTAACATTAACAGTACCAATCTAATTTCTCGGATTCATTTTGGTGTACCCTTTCCGTGGattcaatgatcaagaagtgacATGTGTTGTCGCACATAAAAAATAGCATGCAAAAGATTTTGTGAGATATTTGTAACAATTTCTATATAATCACAATTGTCACTCAACTGAATATTACATATTATTTAATGACAAGGTGCAGTTAATaagtttaaaagaaagaaagctaTGGAGAGAAGAGGAACATTTATAAGAATACAAAAAGATAGAAAGACACGGAAAATTTTCCGTGGTAAcaattctaatactaattgaaATAAAGAACATAGATAAATGCAGAGTATTTGCAAGGCAGAAAGGTTATAAATAGAAGGGAAACTAATATAACAAATCATATCATATCAATcaaacaaaccaatcaaattatcCTTCAATtatcttgtaatttatttttcatttttatagctAAGCTCTTTCTTACGAGTAGTCGTAATCGATTAGCTATAATCTTAGTCTACACTTATACACTGGACTTTTATTTCAATATAAGCAGTTctttatttagaaaaaataaaaataaaatcttacagTTGCGCCTCAATCGACTTAACAAATTTCCTTTTTGTTTAACAACAACCAAGTATCAGAAAAGCCTTTTCATATGAAAGGGAAAGCGGAATCCATTTTCAGAGAAAGAATCCAACCTTCCGAATATCGCTTAATCACTTTATAAAACAACTTGCAAGTACTGAATAGGCGATCGATCTTCTCTAATCTCGATCATATACGATCGCAATCATTGTATATGCATTGTTTGGGGTCAAGTTGTTCAATTGGAATTGAACTGCACAATCGGATCTAGCATACCTGGCACACCACACGTGAAAAACATccaaaccaacaaaaaaaaaaaaagtgttgaaCAATTTTTAGCACGCCAGATGGGACCAAACTACTTAGTTGTCATAAAAAGCTGATATATTCAAGTATCATTGTGTTGTAAAACATGAGATGAAAGAGTAATCACAATACTTCTACCACTCATGAACCTCAATCCGTTAAGGAAGAGTTGCAGGCACAACCAACACCTGAGTTGTTGCCAAACACAACACCCAATTCTTTAAACCTGGATAAGACATGCATCCTCATCACGACTGACCCTTTAGAGATAATGTCTACTGGGTCACGTGAAATGCAAATGGCTATTCAACATATTACTGAACAGTCACTAACTTAGGTTGAACAATCTCAAAATGAGTCAATAGATGGATGGTTCGTTAAGCCAAGAGCATGAATAGGATGATGGCCATCATTACTAAACAAATGCCCAGTGTACATTAGAAAATTGTGCCTCAGCTTGTTGTTGAAGCAAGCTCTATTGGGAATTTGGCACTAATAgcacctaaatattgcatatttatcccttaTTTGGAATTGCTTTTATCGTATACATCAAGTTAATTAATCCTAATTATGTGTAGTTCATGTGCAATGAGAGATTTGAAGTCCAAGACCAAATATAAGTTAAAAGTAAAGATTTAAAGCTAAAAAATGATCATAGTGTAGTGATTAAAGATTTAAGAGCTCAATAAATGATGATCAAGCGTATTTGAGCACGTGAACCAAAGAAAATTAAAAGGAAGCCGAAAAAAGCTTGGTTCCAATAGAAGTCCTAATTATGCATATTTTTGAAACTCCAAGATACCACTGAAAAATTCTTTCATAAGTGCAACTTGGTTCCAAGGTAACAAGATTCTCTTAGTTGGGTCATTGACTTAGTTGACTCAAAGCAACTCATGATGAATTAAGCTAAGCCAATCATTTTTGTGaaaacttaaaattattttattggtAGAAGTTAAAAAGAGTTTGACATTAGcggtaaaaaaaaaatcattttgaaatcATGACCTTAGTTAAGGAACCAGGCACGTataactgatgtagagtgggtcgcggacactttcatctccaagatggactagagaaggcccgatcgaaggcGAAAGTGATCAGGACGGCCAGAGCCCTAAAACAGATAtgtctcacaaaccggaatgagttatttgatatactatatatgattttgaagtaggataagctactttagccacccaatccGCTACGTTGGGTTGCCCtcaccgaatttgtgagattccatataATTGACAatcgaaagtccattttaatttcatttttactatttatagtaagttttaattcgatcataactcttgatcctttgagctttaggagtcgtgctcaacatgaaaaggggcttagaaaaattaggagaataacgtagttaaggctaaattggacacttaataattttggtcgaaaaccatgaaatctagtaggaatcatgatcgtctataaatagtaagtttaccacttatagtaagtcacattttcaGGGAGTTTGAgatggagtttgattctgaaacttcttcctaggtttgctatcactatttaaagggttgtaaattcattttttttaaaaaaatcatcaatcaattaatttttgaatttatttctattatcCTTTtgtttcttgtggattcaagaaatctctatgaggagttcaAATAAACTTTGTGGATTCAGaataattatccccttgaggaagatggtgatcatgTTCATCACTTGCGTCAATAACTATTATACATGGCtgcattttttgttattttagctAGTTGAAATGATTctaatatttataaatattttaaatatatataggCCATTGTGTATTTTTCAATTAACTATTAAATATCAAATTGTGGTCAAATGATGACTTTGGTCAAGTCTTCGAGTTGAACCAGCTGGACTTTTGAGTTGGGATGAGTTTTCAGTGTTTTGAGCTAATGGTCTTTTGCTGGAGTCCTTTACAGCCTCGTCTATGTAATGTTTTGTTGCATTGGAAATCAGTTAATGCAAAACAGGCAGGTCTTTGCTACCCTTTACGCTTGTTTGTCAGGAGTTGCATGATAAAACCTTATTTTGCTTTGCAACCATTATTCTTTATGATTATGGGCTTTGCTTGGAGGAAAGCAATTTTTATGGTTGTTACTGTATCTTTGGAATTGTGTGTTGCAATTACTTTCAAGCTGCCCTTGGATTTTGTTTGTAAACCAGAATTGTCAATTTGGTCGATGAATTGTTACATTGTTGCTATGTTTGGATGCAAATGTGAATTGAAAAATGGCTAGtctgtccagatttttatttgattGCTGACTGTTGGCGCttgttgtaaaacagatgaaTCAGTTTCGGATGATGAATCATAGCAAACTGCCAGGTTTCGGATGTTGTAAAACAGAAGTAGAGTGTTTCTCGGTGTAATCATCTCGCTGGGCGACGTTCTTCAGGGTCCGGCCTCTGCCCGGTTGCCTGCTGTTTGTTTGCTAGTTTGGGGGAGTCTGGCTGCCAGGTTTGGAGTTTCTTCTGGTTTGGAGCGGCTGGTAGTGGTTGGAGCAGTTTTGGAATCTGCTGCTGCTCTGGTTTCTCCTCTGTTTCAGCTCTGGTTATTCATTTTATCTTCGCCAGTTTTAGTTCCGCTGACTGATGCGGATTTCTCGGTTTTCTCTGCATTTATGTGGAGCCCCTCTGGATGCTATTGCTTCTGGTATCGGTGCTTCCATATGTTGCTGCCGCGCTGATAGGTCCAGCCAGTTTTCGTTTTTCTGTCTCTCTGTTTAGCCATGTGTAGGGGTTTGATATGATAGGCAGGGCCCGGATCTTTTTGTTGGGGCCTGCCCGGCAAAGACCAAGAAAACCGCCGCTAAATCCTTTGCCCGCGGttagctaacagccggtaaagcatCAGTTGGCAAAGGCTTTACCGAcggccaggacctttactgacagttgtgctggacgccgctaaatcgttAGCTTTTGCTACACGACCAGAAAAGTGGTCAAAAGCTacgaataaaatccgtagctaaagatgaGTACCCCACCATGCGACCGTAACCATTGTGCAAATCTTTctcattaaaaaacaaaaagaagtgaAATTGAAAACAAGTTTCTGGCAGAAATGTACAAGAAACACAAATTGCAAAACAAATTTAATGGATTCACTTACCGAAGGAGTAAAGCCATTAAATGGATTTTTCCCTGCTTTTGAATCTGCTAACAGATTCCTCGCATTTCGAATATATGATGCCAAACCACCTAGATAGCTTGAATTAAGCCGAGTTACCTATAGAAAAGAGCCACTTCACATCAATAAGCAGATACGTGAAGAGTATAAACAATCTTGCTGACAGGTACAAAGCAATGTAGGTTTCCAGAAACCCATCAAAATCTTCGAATATATGATGCCAAACCATCTAGATAGCTTGAATTAAGCCGAGTGACCTATAGAAAAGAGCTACTTGACATCAATAAGCAGATATGTGAAGAGTATTAACAATCTTGCTAACAGGTACAAAGCAATGTAGGTTTCCAGAAACCTATCAAAATCAGTTTGGTCTTCTACCAGAAATATGTGGTCAGCAAGGCTTCCAaagataaatttcaaaataatcataataataagaaaaataaatgtttGAGTGAGGAAAATGGAAGGTTAAAAGTTGAAACCGATGCTACACTTTTGCTGTTGGACTTGGAAATCAACAGAGACCATTTAATATTTCCAGGATACAGCAGCTGAGTTGTAAAAATAAACTGAGAATGCATGGAATATAAGGTTCTTGTACTCGTaagaaccaaaataataataacaaaaaaaaaataaaaataagtgccATGAAAACGAACCTGATcaaagaaacttttcttttcttcatcatcaacaccTTGTTCAGGCCAATGTACAAAAAGATGACTTTGTCCCTCTGCCGACAACATTTTTGCAAGCTCAATCTGGCAATCAACAATCAAGATAATGAAGGCAATGAGATTGTTATCAAAGTATAACTTTTGACAATCTGGCCTTGATAGACCATCTTAaagtcaccattgaaaacttggctGGATCATCATCCTCCGCCACAAGTAACTAGTGAGAATTTCGATATAAAGATAAcatgaagtgggccaccattcattcatcaatctcACCGTTTGTTCCAATATACCTGAAAAGTGTTGAGAAAAGAGACGAGCCCTTGAGAAGAGATTGAGCAAGATCTCAATGTTGAATtagctcttttatttctttctacatCTGCACAACAAAAGGTCAAGTCATCTATGCTTAGGCCATAGAAACTTTGGCTCTCTAAATGCCAAACaattttgaatccaaaaatcaaaaattggatttgggttttgaatttcTGCAGTTGAGGCCCTAGGAATTTAAAACCCCAAAATGAAAGTTACCGTTTTCTAGCGTTGGAGagccaaattcaaagaaacaaaacaacCAAATGCCATTTCAAAGTCATCTtccagaaagaaaggaaaaagggaaaagaaaagaaaaatccactTGAGTTCTTTGGAATCCGTACCATAAAGCTTGAGTTGTGTTTCAAGATCACGGATCCCACCCGAATAACCTCCACTACTGCCATCGGGCTGTTTATCAATCAACTGCCTCCTTTTCTTGGTCATTGTTTCTTCAACAATTCAACTCAACaaacataaaaatactatcaaacagatcccaaaccaatttccaaagaaacccaacttcaattcaatgaaatcgtcaatgaaaacagagaattctgcatgaaaaaaaaaaacactaaaaaataaACCTTTTTCTATGGCACTCTTGCTTTGCACCAAGGCCTCATCTCTTTTGGTAAGCTTCCATGTCAAATTAATGTGCATGATAACCATCAATCATTTTTCAGCAATGATCCACGTCAAATGTCTACTTTACACACACAACACAATCAGATAATGATATTCAGACAATCACTGTAAGAGTATCTTCAATTACAGCTACAAGACCATTTGTGTCTAGGTCCCATAAAGTGAGAACATCTTCTGTACCACGTGTCAGTGAAATTGCGGTGAATTGTGATAATGTTTTCTTGGAAAATGGTTCTCCTACCTTTTGACAAAgaggatctgaaaaaaatgggtaTGATTTGAGGAAACAAATAGAAAACTACTAGAGTTCTATGGCAAAGATGTTCCTGACAGTGTAAGAGGGAGTAGAAAAATATATACAACTTCCTTATTTTGTCTCCAGAAAAGAATAATGTGAAAGAAAAAACATGGGTTGGATTGCTTCTCTTGGTTTTGTATCTCGAGTCTTTCACTTGTCTCAACTTAACTTACCATTGCATAAGCTTAGCTTTGCAGGTTGtgttcataaaaagaaaaaagaataaaaggaaCCAAAGCCAAACATGATTAGATGGAGTAAACTGAAATGAACATAGCAAGGAAACAGATTCAGTAAGCACTGAGTTTTCAGCAGATGGCTTGAAGATGGATAAAACAATGAGCCAGGGCCACATAATGCAGCTCATTACAATGTACATAGGACATACTGAATCTATCCAACTGAAGTTTGAAAGGGCAATCAATATATCATCAGTGCAAGACCAAtgagaaaacaatagagattggacaTTGGAATAAAAATATGCCCATCCTCTTTTAGAACAACTAAAGAACCAAGATGGCATGGCAGTTGGAACAGTTATTTTAGCCTAATGCTGACTGTCTACAACCAATCATAGGCAGTCAGCCTTTAACAGTGTCAAAGGCAGTCAGCCTAATGCTGCAAAAGAATTTGGTCAGCTCCCAGCTGAGCATGACAGAGAAAATACTCATCAATGTATTAACAGAAAGGTTCTAAAAGGCGATTATACGAGTGAAGCACTCAGCTGCTGCAAGGGAATGGAAGCTTTTGAGTTCTTCCAGGTTATTCCGTAGATACATATGCTCCAAATATCAATCTTATGGTAAAAGATGATTACAAACTTGTAAAAAAAAGTTCCACATGAATTTATATccgaaagaatgaaagaaagacgACTTTTAGTTATCATGAAACACAATGGAACCACGTGTTCCTACTTCCAGCATTCTGAAAACTTCCACATGatttcattaagaaaattttagatttaaccaAGACttgaaaaaaggaaggaaaaaaaaaaatcaatttagtcACAATTCAGTCGAGACTTGTTTAAGATTCAGTCCACTTGACTAGTCAAAACTAATAAaacttgaaaaaagaaaactcGATGAAACTCGACAAAACTTGAATCTCCTCGCAATGTCTCAAAAACAAGAAAACCTAAATAGGAAATAGAGattaaaacattacaaagaaCAACAACCTCACTTAGAACCATAGATTTCCTATCAACTGTTTCAAGTTTTATTTCTTCATTATCCAAACATCTCTTCCACTCCATGAAAAATTCTACTATCACCCAAATAAAGAACACTGAGTGAACTGCTATACTGACAACTAGTAGTATCAAATCCATGGAAGCTTATGAGGATGCAAGAACCCAGTTTAAAGCAAGAGACGACTGCACCAATATAATGAAGAGGGCAATCAATACAGTACAAACGTTCCATAATTTCAGGAAAAGTAGGATGATCATAGAGTACAATATCAATTCAAGTTCTTCAGATATGAAAGATGCACGTGCCATTTTGAAGAAATTCCAGAAagattaatgattaaaaaaaaaaaaaaaaaacattatacaTCTATACCCACAACCATACGCTCAAAACTATGTTGTGCTAGATTTCAAAAAGGCAAAAGACATTACATAATTTCTTAATGAAATGTACACTTGGAACAGTATCTCACCTGGTAATGCAAGTCCCTGAAGAAAGGGAACAAATactcaaaaaaaagaagaagcaaaacaTGAGAATAATATTGTCAGAATACAGTATTGGACTCTGAATTTATTTACATCAACAGTGATGAAAACAAGTTTAGCAGTTACTTCTGGCCAACGAATTTCTAAATTCAAACACGAACAAAACCATTTTCTGATGATCTTTTGGAGTGTATATGAATCATGAAAAAGAGAGTTATGGAAGCCTATGGTTTAAAAAGGCGTGAGGCAAAGGCAAGCCATAAGCCTCATGATAACCTTTTCTTTCTAATTTGATTAGGAAATTGAAGAAAAATAGCAATAATAAATTAAAGAAGATCGGAATTAAAGTTTAAAATAATTTGCATAACCATCAACCTCATGTGAGAATGCACACAAAACATATATATGGGTACAAGCAACTGCACTTTTACCCaacattttttagtttttttaatggcAATATAATGGCAACATAACTTTTATTGAAGAAAAGAACAAAGCTGAAATGGCTCTAAATGCCAGATAAAGGTGGATGATAAGAGATCATCCAAAGAGGAGGACTGAATCAGGCCCCACAAAGGAACAAACCTTTTCACATCCATACAGCTACTAAGCTCaaattttcagtttttttattGATTGAATTTCTCCTTAAGCTTGATAGAAGTATGTTTTTACCCCTTAATATCTGTTAATTTGAGTTGATTGAACTGATTTGTTTAAGTTCTGAAGGCTTCCATGAATTggtgtgagtgtgtaaaaaaaaatgtagGAGGGCTTTTGGAGGCCCTTACTGCTACAATACGTTGTGGGAGGGTTTTAAAGTCAATGCATCAATGCATAACTAAAGTTAATCACTGTATGCTGTTGTTGCAGTCATGAAGTAGCATCCATCGGGAGACCATTCGCTTGTAACAGAACATTCTGCCTTTGTTGTTCCAAGCAACTTTTTCTCAGAATAGTCCCAAAAAGCCTGAAAAAACAGAATAATATACAataacaaaggaaaagaaaaacattgATAGATAAATATTCTGAACTGAGAAAAGAATATCCACAGTTCAGCAAGTGACACATTGCAAATAAAATCCTATAACATATAAGTGGGAAGACAGGCAGCTTTTGAGCAAAGATCAACTAATGATTTAGCACCTTCAACCAAAGGAAAATAGTACAAGGTTCACACATGGTGTTGTGGATGCACCCGCTGCTTGTTTCCATATCCCTCTTATGAAGGCACTTTGGGTGACTAAAATGCCCTCTAGAAAGGTGATGTGGAGCCAGCAATGGGCATGTAAAATAAGGCAAAAGTATTGCCAGAAAACCTCTTGGCCAAAATAGAATGATACTAATTTTATAATGTGTCCAAGATCTGCGCAGCAATTAGGCAATATCCATTTCAGGTATTAGCTAACAAAAAAGAAATTTCAATAAAATGACTCAAAGCCACACCAGGAAAACTAGAATTATTTCAATTGGCCCCAATTTGGCCCATTTAAGTCATTGGGTCTAAAAGCACATAGGGCCTTTGATTTCAGGCCCAAGCTTGCACATTAACATTATACAAGGGCCTATAATCCTCCCCTTGAGCATCAGTATAATCATTTTGCAAAACATGAGAATGGCCATGTGATTGGTGCCCATGGATTGACTTACATTTCTCATTTATTTCTGGAAAGCATTACACGCTGCACATCTGGTGTAAATTTAGGCATATGCAATTACAAACAAAAGAGAAGTGCAATTAGAAAAACCTCTGGCTGCAATTCTACACAATCAGCAAAATCAGCATCTGCAACCAACTCCTCTGCATTCTGAGGTCGTAGTCTTACAGCCACTCGAACTCTTCCAAGAACTGTCCCAAGcatccaaagaaaagaaaagaaaattcagaattgatcataattaaattttttttagaaaatattccAGACTACAAAACAGATGCTAATGAGACAGTCATTTTCCAGGCAGGTCAACCAATTAGCCTTCTAAGGAACATAGAGAAAAGATACACACaacaatcttttcttcttcttttttttccttctttttatcaAGAATCCTGACAATATGATGAGATATAACAAGAGATTTTTATTAAGAGATAATCGAGGAGGAAATAATTCCAAAATAGAGCATCATGGATACCACCTTCATTAACAGTAACATCTGCAGCAGATCCATTTCAGTttatggtttttaatggtgtaaacaATATAcaaattttatggcatgggccaaaagatgaactataaacaaatttcaggtggaccacaacatacaaAACAGTGGTGGAAGACCattataaacattttttttttttgtgggtcacaaaagttttggatctaattttATCAAAACAGGTTAGATAGTAGCAGATGGCAAGTCAAAAATGATAGTGTTGGAAATATGTAAATACC belongs to Magnolia sinica isolate HGM2019 chromosome 8, MsV1, whole genome shotgun sequence and includes:
- the LOC131253840 gene encoding UDP-sugar pyrophosphorylase-like; amino-acid sequence: MAVVEVIRVGSVILKHNSSFMIELAKMLSAEGQSHLFVHWPEQGVDDEEKKSFFDQVTRLNSSYLGGLASYIRNARNLLADSKAGKNPFNGFTPSVSESIKFVLQFVFLVHFCQKLVFNFTSFCFLMRKICTMVTVAWWGTHL